In Leopardus geoffroyi isolate Oge1 chromosome D1, O.geoffroyi_Oge1_pat1.0, whole genome shotgun sequence, a single window of DNA contains:
- the LOC123602639 gene encoding olfactory receptor 4C11 encodes MQQNNSVTEFILLGLTQDPMRQKVVFVIFFIFYVGTVVGNLLIIVTIKSSRTLESPMYFFLFYLSLADSCFSTSTAPRLIVDALSAKKIISYNECMTQVFSLHLFGCMEIFVLILMAVDRYVAICKPLRYPTIMSRQVCTILIVLAWIGSFIHSIAQIILALRLPFCGPNLIDHYCCDLQPLLKLACMDTYVINTLLVSNSGAICSSSFVILMISYIVILHSLRNHSAEGKKKALSTCTSHIIVVVLFFGPCIFIYTRPPTTFPMDKMVAVFYTIGTPFLNPLIYTLRNVEVKNAMKKLWHLKITSENKK; translated from the coding sequence ATGCAGCAAAACAACAGCGTAACTGAGTTTATACTATTAGGATTGACCCAAGATCCTATGAGACAGAAAGTGGTATTTGtaatcttcttcattttttatgtgGGAACTGTGGTAGGGAATTTGCTTATTATTGTGACCATCAAGTCCAGCCGGACACTTGAGAgccccatgtactttttcctattttatttgtcCCTTGCTGATTCCTGTTTTTCAACTTCCACAGCCCCCAGACTAATTGTGGATGCACTCTCTGCAAAAAAAATCATCTCGTACAATGAGTGTATGACTCAAGTCTTTTCACTACATTTATTTGGCTGCATGGAGATCTTTGTCCTCATCCTCATGGCCGTTGATCGCTACGTGGCCATCTGTAAGCCCTTACGTTACCCAACCATCATGAGCCGGCAGGTCTGCACCATCCTGATTGTTCTTGCATGGATAGGGTCTTTTATACATTCTATAGCCCAGATTATCCTGGCCTTGAGATTGCCTTTCTGTGGACCCAATTTGATTGATCATTACTGCTGTGATTTGCAGCCCTTGCTGAAACTTGCTTGCATGGACACTTACGTGATCAACACGCTGTTGGTGTCTAACAGCGGGGCCATTTGCTCAAGCAGTTTTGTGATACTGATGATCTCATACATTGTCATCTTGCATTCACTGAGAAACCACAGtgcagaagggaagaaaaaagctCTCTCTACTTGCACTTCCCACATCATTGTAGTAGTCTTATTCTTTGGtccatgtatatttatttatacacgCCCCCCAACCACTTTCCCCATGGATAAGATGGTGGCCGTATTTTATACTATTGGGACACCATTTCTCAACCCACTCATCTACACACTGAGAAATGTAGAAGTGAAAAAT